Within Populus trichocarpa isolate Nisqually-1 chromosome 6, P.trichocarpa_v4.1, whole genome shotgun sequence, the genomic segment agagagagacaaggaGATACCGCAGGCAGGAATAGAGAATCCGAGACAACAACAAAGACGACTTGACTTCTTTATATACATCGATTCTACAGTTATTTCTCACCTTATCATAGAGAAAATTTATTCACTCGGGAGTCGGGAGGAGAGTAGAGGCGAGGATAGACCAGGAACGAGGCAACTAAAGATCTCTTATTATAAATTTGCATCGCTACCGTCTGAACAATCATCCTCATCTTCATCGCTATCTGgtttctgtaattttttaagAGATCCCCCCCTCTCTCATCAATCCTTCTCTGACAATTCAGGTAAATCTGCCTCTTTCCTTTCCCTTGATGCATGATTGTACGATTGCTACTTCtgatctttctctttgtttctgtTGGTTGAAATTATTTAGCAGTATTGATAATATTTCTCATTCGcgttttcttttcataaataaaataaaatgaatccaGGCACCCACACGAAACAATGGCTGTTACAATGAAGCAGATGGCTCTCGCAGTCACGGTCCTTGGCCtcatctcttttgtttttggcaTTGTCGCTGAAAATAAGAAGGtactatactttttatttatttatttacagaCAAATCCTGTTTTCATATTAAACAAACATATTTcttatttactcttttttttataaataaaataataataataataatatagccTGCTGCTGGAACTCCAATACCTGGAAAAGGTGTTGTAATTTGCAAGTATTCATCCGATCCCACAGTACCTTTGGGGTTCCTCTCAGTTGGATTTCTGGTAGCAACTACAGTCGTTGGTTATTTATCTCTCTTCTATCCTTATAAAGGAAAATCAGTCCCCAACTCTGCTTTGTTTCAGAGCACCAGTTTCTCCATCTTCGTCAACATTGCTGTGTAAGTCTTATCCTTTTTAcctgttttttggatttttgccCCTCGGTTGCTATCTCGTTATGCATGTAATATGAAACTCATGCAATTCTCCTCATATATTTGGAGGACTGCACAATGGAAATTCACTGAAActaacccctttttttttttataagctaaGAATGCTCAATTACATGTATTTTGCTTGCTTGGGCTGCCTGCTCGCGTGTAAAATACCTATTTATTGCTTTGTATCTCTCgacttttttagattttaaaggCTTAGACTCGTAGCTctagattgttgttttttaccttttttatttttatttttttatctagttaCTTTCTATTCCTATAGcaaatgtttttcctttgttCTATGAACTTGATTtaccaaatttaatattgagtttttgtTGGTCCTCTAGATGATTCTCTCTAAAATGACGTGTCCTGTGAAACTCAAACCAGGTTTACGGCAGGATTGGCAGCAGCATTGATATTGTGGCCAACAATTCAAGAGCACTCTCACTTGAGTCACACCGTTCATCACGATCCTGACTATCAATGCCCCACTGCCAAGACCGGTCTCCTTGGTGGCGGTGCTTTAGTTTCTCTCGATTCAGCCCTTTTCTGGTTAGTCGCACTCATGTTAGCAGACAATGCTCGGGAGGACTACTTTGATGAAACGGAAAAGGATGTCAAGGGGGGACATCATGATGAGGTGCTTGAGGGTGATTTTGATGCGCCTGCACATCTCAAGGGCACTGCATAAAGCCTGTTGTGTCGTTAAGAATGACTTGGAACTCTCTCTGGGTTTTACACATTTCCATGTCACACAAATAATTCCCAGTTAGCACCTTGAAGAAGCCACACTGCAACATTGAATTCATGATTGTAAATATTGAATATTGTTTGGATTTCAATTCTATAGGAATCGTTTGGTGTACCCGGGGTTATGCTCGCTGGAGACTCGTGTGTCTTATGTCTATGTGAGTGAAGAAGAGCATAACTCTTTGGTATGCTGAATAATTTCTCTGAATCGAATGCTTTTTCAAATGGGAAGTTGCAGTTTAGACCGTGTatcagaatttttaatttttaattctttgttaATTAGCAGCTTGTATATTATTTATCGAGGTTACAAGTTTCTGTATCTATTTCCTACTTCGAATAAGCAGTTCCTTTATCCAACCTATATTCTGATATCTGGTGAAAATCATGCGCGGAGATGAAAGAGGAAGGGGTCGATGACCATGTATTTCGGTTGCCATATGATTTGAGGCAACCGATAGGAATTATTTGGAGAATTCATTTATATACATGGTGTGttgaatcatgaaatttaaaggCCCCGACAGTGTTTGGGAGGACTCTGCTGGTGGTGAAAGAATAACATGCAGCAGCGGCTTATGCTTATTGTTACTCAAACCAGTCTTTTAACGTGTTATTGTTGAAGTGGGAAGAGGAGAGAATGGATAGGTTTGCGCGAAGGTGGGATGAAAGATGCATTTGCCTTGCCCCTTCAGAATTTATCTACCTGAATACTGATTATTTAATTGCTAATAAATGGCTGGAGCACAGGATGGAGAGTAGAGTGGAGACGGAAGGAAAGAGGCTGGGCTGGATGGCCCAACGAGTCTAATCGTCtgctattataataataaaaaatagaaataaaactcCGGTGGTGGTGATGATGCAGGTACTGGTGGCTGCTTTCCTTTCCAGTTCACAGCttcattgaaatgaaaaatttacaaaaccCTACTACAAGTCTAGAGCCCCTAACTAATAAATAAAGTGTCTCCTTCATTTTGGTCCGCAGCTGCAATACAAAAAAGCTACTCCCTACTCCCTGGTAGTGGCAGTAGCAGTAGCAGTACTAGTGAAgagcaggaggaggaggagaagaggcAAAATGCCGCTGGGTGAAAAGGCAGGATTTGAAAAGAGTCAATCTCGATACTGCGGAGTGGAGACAGAGTTCAACGATAACGTGCCTCAGCTTCTCAATTTTAATCTCTTTACCAGCGCCTTTGACTTCGTTGTCGCTTCTCTGGTTCGTCCTTTTCTTGTGTTTAATAACATCTAATTTGacctgatttgatttttggtGGCTAGTTAGCCTTTCACATTTTATTTGTGTGAATGGTAGTAGGCTTACCTACATTGATCTTTTGGTGGCCTTCCCTTCCGCTCTTTGCTCTTTTCcacacttgcaggcaacattcTTCTTATAGCCGTTTCTACTTCTAGGCTAGGCTGCCGACATAACATCTTctgcccttttattttatttttatattgtgaaTTTACCATTCTAACTCccaattcttcaatttgatcTATTTATGATTTCTAAAGTAttgcatgttaataataattgtgaCTGTGATCATATCTATGCACCTTAGTGGCTGGCACAGATGAATCCCTCATATCGGCCCAGCTTGTTAGAAAAAGACGGGGTTCTTCCATTTGCTGCATCAGACCTAGTTTTGAGTCCCTCTCAGTGGAGCAGTCATGTTGTTGGTATCAACTCTTCTGCCCCACATTTTTACATGTTTCCATTctaactctctctctcatgtgctcaattcttgatttttctcaGGAAAAATTAGTTCTTGGATTGACTTGGATTCAAAGGATGAAACTCTTCGGACGGCTTCCGAAACCACATTGAAGCAAGAAATAGCTTGGGCTAATCATCTCTCTATACAGGTGATTTTCAATCCTGAAATTTAAACTGCTTCTTTACTTCATTCTTTCAAAGTTGCAATGTATTTTAATTGCCATGAACTCCATATAGCCTGGCAAGTGGTGGAGAAACCAAAAACTTTTACTATAAGCAAACCCTTTCCTGTTACTTGTCAATACGATGGCAGTCATTGGAGGTGCATCAGCATACATAAATTAGTTTGTACAAGACAAATTCTGTATGCTGACAACTTTTTTTGTTCCACACCTTCAATGGCTGTCTCATTTCCACTTTTGTCTGTCCTAAAGTAAATAAAAGGCACAAGTTGTCGCACTCTTCTGATTTACCCCCTTGTGCAATATCTATCCCTATTCCTGGTGTTCATTCATCTTTACTGTTTGTGTTGTGGTGATTTCTCGTGCTCTAGATATAGTTCTTTCAGAAAAGCCATTTTTAAGAGCCTATGGTGTTAAAGCTTTCATTGTCTACTGTAGgcatgcattcttccttctccCAAGGGTGCATCCTGTGTTAATTATGCTAGGTGTGTAAATCAGATTTTGCTGGGCCTCAACAATATGCAGGTACCTTTCGTAATCCAAATCTATTTcccaataactttttttttcctttttgttctcTTTCTTTGTTACTGTCTTTATTCTTATTACTTCTTTATTAAAGTTGTGGCTTAGGATTCCGCTGGTGAAgactgatgatgatgatgttatgGATGTTAACTCTACTAGCTTTGTAAGCGACAtccctttttattttgcttttggcTTTCATTTTGTTAGATCTGTAATATTCGTTACAGGTCTAAATGGTAGGATatgcatgttttttatttatttataaaaatagctTCTTGACTCCTCTCCCCATATAACACCTTTCCTGTATGGTCCATATCCCTGCTGTATAATGGCAATCAGGGTCTAACGATATGGCTtagttgaaataaattttaatggaaTACCATGTGGTCTGAGGGGATTATTTTTCCTGAAAACTTAAAAGAACACTTTATTTTGCTcaacttccttttcttctttcatgcACAGATTGATTCCTGGGAATTATGGAATGCATTTCGTCTTCTCTGTGAACATCACAATCAGCCGTTCGTTGCACTCGATATTTTATGAGTTATAATCTCTCTTGCATTATTGTTGTAATGGTTGCCATATTTTTCTCCAACTTTACTTGATTATGATAAGAATTACATGTTCTCTAGGAGTTCCCTGCCTTCAGTGAACTCGTTTGGCCGTTGGTTTGGAGAACCTGTTACAGCAGCCATAATTAATATGGATGTGAGTATATTTTGGTTTCCATGTGATTTATTGCATGCTGCTCCTATGATGATGTGGGTTTTAAATGGTGTCACTTTTAATTTACCAGTCTTTCCTAACAAATGGATGGGGTTATCCATGCCTGTCAAAGTGCCATCAGAAGCTGATTACTGGGTTCTTTTAGCATTCAGTACAGGTATACGTTGAAAATTTTCTCAACTCCATTGCTTATAtgattttttccctctctttttacaagttttaatatttttcctcCATGCTGAGTAGCAGTGTATCTCGCAAATAGTTTATGCAGTATATTTCACAAGTAGTTTGTTATTTCTTACTCTTATACATCAATTTTCCATAATCTGAATTGAGTTTCAGATACTTTACTGTGGTCATGCTA encodes:
- the LOC18100811 gene encoding uncharacterized protein LOC18100811, with product MAVTMKQMALAVTVLGLISFVFGIVAENKKPAAGTPIPGKGVVICKYSSDPTVPLGFLSVGFLVATTVVGYLSLFYPYKGKSVPNSALFQSTSFSIFVNIAVFTAGLAAALILWPTIQEHSHLSHTVHHDPDYQCPTAKTGLLGGGALVSLDSALFWLVALMLADNAREDYFDETEKDVKGGHHDEVLEGDFDAPAHLKGTA